The genomic stretch CGATACGAGCATTCTTGTTGGCGAGCGCCACGGCCGCGACGTTCGCATGCCGACGCTGGCGAAGGCTAGCAAGCCAACGGCTTCGCGGATCCTGCTTGCCCCTAGCTTTGCCAAGAGCAGCGCGAGCGCCGTGGATCATCAACGTGCGTAGATAGCGATCGCCGCGTTTGCTAATGCCGAACAATCGGTGTCGTCCGCCACTTGACCGCTGCTTCGGTACAAGCCCCAGCCATGCAGCGAACTGACGACCATTCTTGAAGCAGCTCCGATCCCCGACGGCGGCAACAAGAGCGGTAGCGGTCACCAGTCCGATGCCTTCAATTTCCCCAAGCCTTTGGCACAGCTCGCTAGTGCGGTACAGCTCTCGGATCCGCCGATCACAGGATGCGATCCGGCGATCGAGCTCCATCAATTCAGCTTGGGTCTCCAAAATCAGCACTCGGACCAGCTTGTTGAGATCATCCGTTGCATGTCCTGTGATCTCGGCAAGAGCCCGTCGCAGCCTCCAGATGTCGCGAGCGATGACGATGCCTTGCTCGGCGAGGATGCCACGTATCTGATTCACAAGCCTCGTGCGGCTTTGCACCAGGCGTTGGCGAATCCGATGGAGGGCTTGGATCGCAAGCTGTTCGGGTGACTTCGGCGGAACAAAGCGCATCGTAGGTCGGCCGACTGCCTCACAG from Acidobacteriota bacterium encodes the following:
- a CDS encoding IS110 family transposase: MQVVRIGLDLAKYVFEVHGVDGQGNVVIRKTLRRGSMSTFFANLPPCLVGMEASNGAHYWARVLTELGHKVRLISPQFVAPYVKSNKNDRNDAEAICEAVGRPTMRFVPPKSPEQLAIQALHRIRQRLVQSRTRLVNQIRGILAEQGIVIARDIWRLRRALAEITGHATDDLNKLVRVLILETQAELMELDRRIASCDRRIRELYRTSELCQRLGEIEGIGLVTATALVAAVGDRSCFKNGRQFAAWLGLVPKQRSSGGRHRLFGISKRGDRYLRTLMIHGARAALGKARGKQDPRSRWLASLRQRRHANVAAVALANKNARIVWAMLAGNVSYEPERSVQAA